GGAGTTAATTTTCTGTATTTTGTTCCCATGATCGAAACCACTAGATTCTCTACAGAAGAAACTAACATTTCGATTAGTACTAAAAAACCACTTATACGTTCGCCTTCTTTATGACCGCGAATTTTCACGTTGTAAGTGATCGCAATTGTACAAATAACAATTGTTGTCAAAATTATTGACGTAAATTGTTGGGACATTTTATTTCATCCTTCGAATAACTCACCCATTAACTTTCTCCCTCCTTTTCTTTAAACTATTAAGCATTTTATTTATCTAAATAAAGGGAATTTTGTTTTAATAAAATTCCATTAAAAAACGGAAATAAAATAACCGGCACAAGGCCAATTAAAACTCCCATAATATAAAATGGTGTTCCTTTAAATAAGAACGCTAATAGTAATGGAATCATATAAATACCAACGCGCACAACATACATAAAGTAATATAAATAATGGTTTTCTGTTTTCATTAACTGGGCAACAGCTTTCTTCATTACAAAGATTGCCAACATTGCCGCTGTTGCACCTAACAAATAACCAGTAATTCAATTTCATTGAATAGTTTTGGTGCCAACCAAGACCAACAAAACTATTAAAGATATTAAATTAGTTATAACCAATAAAGCATAAACCATCAATTCAGCCTTATTCAGTTTTTTTAACCTATTCACTTTATCAAAAAGACTCCTTTGAATTTCTTATAATTCCATTAATATAATTTTACCTAAAAGCATATTTGAATATATAGTTTTTAAAGAAATTTATAATAATAGTTTTCTATAAAAAAACCACCATTTGGTGGTTTTTTCCGTTCTTTTAACAAAACTCTTATTTTTTTACTGAAATACTGATTATAAATTTTAGTTTTTAGTTTTGTTTAAATTAAGAAATTAAATAATATTTTATTTTAGTTAAAAAAACGGTTGTCTGGATTACTATTAATAATTCTTTTACTATTATTTTTATTATAAAAATTTCAACCAAGCATAATAACAATATAAAAAATATTCATTATGTAAATTCATCAATATTCAATTTTATATTTTTCAACATCCTGAGGAATTGATAAGATATTGTTAAAGAACAGGATAATCATATAAAAATAATTTAGATTA
The sequence above is drawn from the Williamsoniiplasma somnilux genome and encodes:
- a CDS encoding MG406 family protein; this encodes MNRLKKLNKAELMVYALLVITNLISLIVLLVLVGTKTIQWNWITGYLLGATAAMLAIFVMKKAVAQLMKTENHYLYYFMYVVRVGIYMIPLLLAFLFKGTPFYIMGVLIGLVPVILFPFFNGILLKQNSLYLDK